ATTGATCTTTACGCTTGCTCCGGTGTTAGGCATTGGTGAAGAAGGTGATGTCGAGCCGGAAATGAACATCAGTTCGGCATTTTCTCCGTTTATTGAAGCAGTAATGGTAAAAGATGCTATCCTGGTTGCTCCGGAAGGAAGTGTTGCTTGTCCACTTGTGCTGGTCAGTGCAATAGTGAGTTTGGCTCCTGATGGAAGAGACTCCCAGATTCCCTCTTTATTCTGCCTGAGAATAACCGTTGCGCTGTCAATAGTAAGAATTTCACCTGCAGCTCCTTCTATAGTAACTGCTTTGGCTGCCCTGCTTTTCTTATCGAGGGAAACTTCGCTTCCCTTATCTGTCATATTACCGGGTCCGGTAGGAGTCTGGCCGGTATTCGTACTGCAATATGCTAACAGGGCAATGATAAAAGATGCGATAAAGACAAGCAGAGTAGATAATCTCATCTTTTCTCCAAGGAAATTCGTTAGACTGATTTGAGGTACATTGACAAAGAATTATTCCAAACTATAATATATATTGACGTCGTTATCAATGGTAAACTTTTGTTGTGGAAGAAAGATGGAACCAGGGGTGGACTGTTTTTGTTTTGTACAGGTGTTATTTACAGGTTAGAATAAAGGGCTCGATTTGCTTTAAACGGAATTTTCTGGTTGATATTGTAGAAGACTGCCTTTCTTCAAGCAGAGGATACAAAAACCCTGCTTTCTATGGGCATTGTTAAAACACCGGCATGCTGTGAACTTGGGGGTGGGGGATATGATGGACCTTTCTTTTTAGGGGCTTTTCATCTTTTTATTTACCGGTTTTTTCATTTGATTTTTTGCGAATTTCTGTAATCTGCTCTATTGATAAACCTGTATAAAGGGTGATTTTTTTGTCCGATTCGCCATGCTTAATCATGTTTAAAGCGACTTGCTCAATTCCTCTATTAATTCCTTTATTAATTCCTTTTTCGATACCCTTTTCTAACACTTCTTTTTCCCACTCTTTTGCTTTCGTTTCGAGCATATTTTTAACCTCCCCTAAACTATCAATATCTGTAATTAATTTTGAATCTTCAGGTATTTTATATATCTGAAAAATCCGGTTTATTATTTCTTGTACGATTCTATTCCCCAGGTTCTATCTATCACCTCCTTCAAAATACCAACCAGTTCATCCCAGTTTTTGCTTAGCTCAATTGGATTGTGGTTTTCAATGTAGAAAACTGCTGATACCGTATTACGCAGCCTGACTAGATCACGTCTGGGAATCTCATTTTATTGCAATTTTAAAATACTTAAACTCCGGAATGTACTCTTTGGGCACTGAGGATTTATACAAAAGGTCACTGAATCTTTCCGGAACGTGCCAGGCAGGCTCTCCGTTATATATAAGAACTGAAAACGACGGATTAAAAAGCTTCAGATCTTTTTTTCTGCGTAGTTCATCGTAGAACTCAAACATGTACCTGGCCATCCGCAAAGCCATGAACCTGTCTACCGTAGACTGAAATTCGATAAAAAGATAGATATATGTGGGCTGATCATTAAAGCTAATCTCGTAGATTAAATCGGCATGACGTGAACTTCTTGAGGAAGGGAAAAAATTTGGGTCCAGTTTCTTTAGCGTTTTAAAATCCAGCTTTTTTACAAAATCATCATGTACAAAAGATCTAAGGAGATCTTCAACAACTACAGGGTAACTAAAAATGCGAACAAACCAACTGTGGTGTTTCTGTCGCATGTGCTTGAATATATGTTGTGACAGAATGTAAAATGTCTCATTATTAAACAAATGAGAAAACAGTAACAATTCTCGATCGAACTACTATTAACCGTGTTGAAAGAGTGGATTGAAATGACTATTCCCGGCACTTTATTGCTGATTATTTGTGATGCTTACCTGTAGATAAACAGAAGAAAAAATTGTAAAAAATCTAACCTGCTATCGTTCAACAATCCTGACCAACTTTCCTTCATTCTTCTGATTCATATAACACAATCTGATCCAGTGGGAACTTCGTGCGATGCTGCTGAGGCGGACCTCGTCAATCATACCTCTGAAAGGCTGTGAATCTTCACGTAACGGATCGTTTCTGCGTCCAATCTCAACATCAAAATCGGTCATCCTTGATGAATCACCTGTTACCAGTTCTATTGTAGAATCAACACAGATTCCATCAATATAAAGATACTGGCGCTCTCCCTCCCTTACACCGGTTACATGATGCCAGGTCATGATATCAATTGGACAGGTGGTCGATTCCCAGGATGGGGAAGGTTGATTTGTGTACTGGGCGAAAAGCCAATGGCCCTCCTTAATCCTGAGGTGATACTGATAATTACCTTTTCCTACTATAAAGCCGCTTGAGGAATCCAATGCGAAAACCCAGGCTGATACTGTATAGCTGCTATTCTCAGGGAAATTAAGCTTCCCGTCAGCCGTTCCTTGAAATGTTATATAGCTGATCGGAGTATCAAGTTCACCACCCTGGCCTATCACAGCAGCGGTTGATTTAACAGATGATACTACTCCGTCATGATGATTGACTGTGGCATCCACAGCTTTTTCCTCGGCCAGATCAGATAGATGCCACACACCCTGGAAGCCATCGGTTGTATCGAACACCGTTGTACTGGATGATACTTCAGGAACACCGTTTTTTCCCCAGAACATCAGAATGTACTGTGTGCTGTCATTGCCCTTTATCGTATCGACCTTTACCCAGATATTCGCAAGACCCGATGAAGAATTCCAGTATTCGATCTCGTGCGGAAGCTGTCTGCCGTTTGATTTTGTAAATCTAAGATCTGAGCCGTCGGAAGCTGCTGATGAGAAATCGAAATTGGAACTGTTCAGACGTACCAGAACCGGGAATTCTGCTACAGTTCCCGCAACATCTGCACCGGAGGGACTTGTATTGAGAATAAGCTTTCTGGAATTTGTCCAGGAGACAAAAGGCAGCTCGATGAGCTCTCCTGCAATAGCTGTTATATCATCGATAACCAGTGCATTAAACAGGGTGTCTTCAGACGTGATTACAAAGACGTAATCACCCTCCGGAAGATCCTTGAACTCAAAGACTCCCGATGTATCCACTTTTACAGTCCTTTCCAAGCCATAAATACTGCAATGGAGTGGCGCAGAATTGTTTACTCCTGTAATCTGACCCTTTACTGATGCGTAAGGGCGCAGGGTGTCGGAGAGTAAAGTGTCGGCTGTAGTGTCGGATAAATCAAGATTTATCCGGAAAAGAAATGCTGAGGACTTTCTGTCATTTATCTCGATGGAGTAGGTGCCGGGTTCCATAGAATCGATGCAGAAATATCCTGAATCATTGGTCACTGTTACTCTCTTTTCATTATTATGCTGATTTTCATCCGGTAGCTCAAGATAATCTGAGGGACATAAGGTAACCGGAACGCCTGCGGCAAAACTGCCATCCTGATTATACATCACTGCAGAAACGCGGATATTTCCTGTATCAGATACACCCCCGGAAAGCGGTGATGGTCCGCAACGGAACAGACTGATCGATGCCAGTACAAAAATCAGGTACTTTCTCATAAATCAGCCGTGCCTTTCATCTCTTCAGGTGAATCGATGCTTTCACTGACCGGAAACAGCGCAAGGTTCATCTGGTAAACAACATTACTGTTCTCATCCCTGCTTGCGATTGCTTTAACCCTGTCTTTAAATGCCTCTAATTCCGCAGCCAACAGGGAGTATGATGCAGATGAGATGCCCAGGGTCATGCTGGATATATGTCTTTCTTTACAGTTCTTATCTTTCAGAGCACTCTTGGAATGATCGATCATAGACAGGGCAAAAGTCTGCAAGGCTAGTGAAATGACATTGCTGTCCGCAACCAGAACCGAATCTCTCTGTTTGTAAGTGCCGTCATCAAGTTTTCTTATCATCTTGAGTTTCAGAAGAAGCTTTACTGCTGCTTTAGCCTCTGAGGGAAGAATAGCCGGCTTTACCATCGAAGCGATTTTCTTGAAATCATCCTGAAAATCATACAGGGTAATCAGCTCCCTGATTACCGGCACATACCATTTCGAGAAATAATCAAACTGGT
Above is a genomic segment from Fibrobacter sp. containing:
- a CDS encoding Rpn family recombination-promoting nuclease/putative transposase, which gives rise to MRQKHHSWFVRIFSYPVVVEDLLRSFVHDDFVKKLDFKTLKKLDPNFFPSSRSSRHADLIYEISFNDQPTYIYLFIEFQSTVDRFMALRMARYMFEFYDELRRKKDLKLFNPSFSVLIYNGEPAWHVPERFSDLLYKSSVPKEYIPEFKYFKIAIK
- a CDS encoding DUF2341 domain-containing protein, whose translation is MRKYLIFVLASISLFRCGPSPLSGGVSDTGNIRVSAVMYNQDGSFAAGVPVTLCPSDYLELPDENQHNNEKRVTVTNDSGYFCIDSMEPGTYSIEINDRKSSAFLFRINLDLSDTTADTLLSDTLRPYASVKGQITGVNNSAPLHCSIYGLERTVKVDTSGVFEFKDLPEGDYVFVITSEDTLFNALVIDDITAIAGELIELPFVSWTNSRKLILNTSPSGADVAGTVAEFPVLVRLNSSNFDFSSAASDGSDLRFTKSNGRQLPHEIEYWNSSSGLANIWVKVDTIKGNDSTQYILMFWGKNGVPEVSSSTTVFDTTDGFQGVWHLSDLAEEKAVDATVNHHDGVVSSVKSTAAVIGQGGELDTPISYITFQGTADGKLNFPENSSYTVSAWVFALDSSSGFIVGKGNYQYHLRIKEGHWLFAQYTNQPSPSWESTTCPIDIMTWHHVTGVREGERQYLYIDGICVDSTIELVTGDSSRMTDFDVEIGRRNDPLREDSQPFRGMIDEVRLSSIARSSHWIRLCYMNQKNEGKLVRIVER
- a CDS encoding TIGR02147 family protein, with translation MRPIFQYIDYRKYLESYYKEQKEKNRFFSYRYFAQRAGINSPSFLKWIIDGKRNLTRPVIEKFITAIKLNPKEATYFRNLVLFNQAKTSEEKQEHYAVLRSLSANVKESILAADQFDYFSKWYVPVIRELITLYDFQDDFKKIASMVKPAILPSEAKAAVKLLLKLKMIRKLDDGTYKQRDSVLVADSNVISLALQTFALSMIDHSKSALKDKNCKERHISSMTLGISSASYSLLAAELEAFKDRVKAIASRDENSNVVYQMNLALFPVSESIDSPEEMKGTADL